A window of Psychroflexus sp. ALD_RP9 contains these coding sequences:
- a CDS encoding helix-turn-helix domain-containing protein, with the protein MPTKILTVEDLADFKSDIFNKIDEIKSIQNQQVSKRWLRTDEAAEYLNIAKSTLQNYRINKVIPASKIAGSYYYDIQDIDRLLLDKKI; encoded by the coding sequence ATGCCAACTAAAATTTTAACTGTTGAAGATCTCGCTGATTTCAAAAGTGATATTTTCAACAAAATTGATGAAATCAAATCTATTCAAAATCAACAAGTTTCAAAACGCTGGTTGAGAACTGATGAAGCAGCAGAGTATCTTAATATTGCTAAAAGCACCTTACAAAATTATAGGATTAATAAGGTAATACCAGCGAGTAAAATTGCAGGATCTTATTACTATGATATCCAGGATATCGATCGCTTGTTGTTAGATAAGAAAATCTAA
- a CDS encoding RteC domain-containing protein, protein MKYKSVMDNFYAELSKVESRNEDIIRRSETIIEISKQHLYRLKSLYYSDTDKSKDLQIRFFKELKPVIAKTIFYYTKIRCLEFSLNEVSIDKADKIITKSFKKIDKFLDKHMEFIYNLKHNEEKATFTYFTTKQELASPVKLFKENPYHDISDCYYSDIYAEYQAYIEFKSYLDNRNKKKTLQHIDLNRLWRKQAWTATSTDFIELVYALYHSNSINNGQVTIKEIVQSLEAAFEVKLPKDYYKTIDDIKQRKEVAKFINRLEFSLINNT, encoded by the coding sequence ATGAAATATAAATCAGTGATGGATAACTTTTATGCAGAGTTATCTAAAGTTGAGTCTCGTAATGAAGATATAATAAGACGATCTGAAACTATAATTGAAATCTCTAAGCAACACCTTTATCGCTTAAAATCTTTATACTATTCTGATACTGATAAATCTAAAGACTTACAGATTAGATTTTTTAAGGAACTCAAACCAGTAATTGCCAAAACTATTTTTTACTATACAAAAATCAGATGTTTAGAATTTAGTTTAAATGAGGTTTCAATAGATAAAGCAGATAAAATTATCACCAAATCCTTCAAGAAAATTGATAAGTTTTTGGATAAACATATGGAGTTTATTTACAATTTAAAGCATAACGAAGAGAAAGCAACATTTACGTATTTTACAACTAAGCAAGAATTAGCTTCTCCAGTAAAATTATTTAAGGAAAATCCATACCATGATATAAGCGATTGCTATTACAGTGATATTTATGCGGAGTATCAAGCCTACATAGAATTTAAATCTTATCTTGATAACAGAAACAAAAAGAAAACGCTTCAACATATTGATCTTAATCGTTTGTGGAGAAAACAAGCTTGGACGGCTACTTCAACTGATTTTATTGAACTTGTTTATGCACTATACCATTCTAATTCAATTAATAATGGGCAAGTCACTATTAAAGAAATAGTTCAGAGTTTAGAAGCTGCCTTTGAGGTGAAGCTACCTAAAGATTATTACAAAACTATAGATGACATAAAGCAACGTAAAGAAGTTGCCAAGTTTATTAATCGTTTAGAGTTTTCATTAATTAATAACACATAA
- a CDS encoding ATPase: protein MTNRSKLQQVLKKTANGKTFNLAENKQQHWYYDFKTTLNFLQAKGQERFGHQFKIEATDHELIYKLCILMIQDEVNAQKNGLQLNKGILLSGPVGVGKTSLMQLIPEICYQPPLYQLVPTREIIFAYNEHGSKIITQYGSHNTYCFDDLGLEPTGRFYGKDANVMAEVMLSRYEYYRKCYRQKYFFKRKVAHFTTNLNASEIEKRYGKRVRSKLREMLNLIAFNAETKDKR from the coding sequence ATGACGAACCGCTCTAAACTTCAACAGGTACTCAAGAAAACAGCCAACGGTAAAACCTTCAACCTTGCCGAAAATAAACAGCAACATTGGTACTACGATTTCAAAACAACACTCAATTTTCTTCAAGCAAAAGGCCAAGAACGATTCGGTCATCAGTTTAAAATTGAAGCAACCGACCATGAACTGATTTATAAGCTGTGCATCCTTATGATTCAAGATGAAGTTAATGCTCAAAAAAACGGACTCCAACTGAATAAAGGCATCTTGCTATCAGGACCAGTTGGTGTCGGTAAAACCTCACTGATGCAGCTCATCCCTGAAATCTGTTATCAACCACCATTATATCAATTGGTGCCAACGCGCGAAATTATATTCGCTTATAATGAACACGGCAGCAAGATCATCACCCAATATGGTAGTCATAACACCTATTGTTTTGACGATTTAGGTTTAGAACCTACAGGCCGATTTTATGGTAAAGACGCAAATGTCATGGCTGAGGTTATGCTTAGCCGTTATGAGTACTATCGCAAGTGCTATCGACAAAAATATTTCTTTAAACGAAAAGTCGCACATTTTACCACCAACCTCAACGCCAGTGAAATAGAAAAGCGCTACGGAAAGCGAGTAAGGTCTAAACTTCGCGAAATGCTAAACCTCATCGCTTTTAATGCTGAAACTAAAGATAAACGTTAA